The nucleotide sequence GTTGATCGCTAATCATTCTGCCGAGAGGACTTTCACCTCCAACTTATCGCCAGCTTGAAATTGCTTCGCAATTTCGTCGCGGCGCACAGCCTGTCCTTTGTAAAACGTTAATATGACTGACAGATAAGTTTCGTATCTATTTGTAATCGGATTACGACCTTTGGTAGGTTGATCCCGTACAAATGAACTACACGGCTTATTGAGGAATGATAGACGATATGAAAATACTGGTTATTGGAAATGGCGGTCGAGAACACGCGATTGTTTGGAGAATCAGCAGAGATACAGCAGAACACCAGATTTTTTGCGCCCCGGGAAATGCCGGTACGGCCGCGCTGGCGACAAACGTAAACATCGGTGTAACCGACGTGGATGCGATTGTTGCATGGGCAGAAAAGGAACGTCCGGATTTAACGATTGTCGGCCCTGAAGCCCCGCTTGTTGCCGGACTCACCGATGCCTTGCGTGCAAAGAATTTCCTCGTATTCGGCCCCAGCCGGGATGCCGCACGCCTCGAAGGCAGCAAAACATTTGCGAAGGAAATCATGCAGGCCGCCGGAGTTCCCACGGCAGCGTCCAGGGCATTTTCAACATTCGATGAAGCCATCGCGTACCTGGACAAGGTCGGTGTTCCCGTAGTGGTCAAGGCCGACGGCTTGGCTGCGGGTAAAGGAGTTACTGTATGTATGACGCGTGATGAAGCGGTTCATGCGCTGGACGAAGCATTAAATGATAAAGTTTTTGGCGTTGCCGGCGGACAGGTGCTGGTAGAAGAATTTCTAGAAGGCGAAGAAGCGTCTATTCTGGCTCTGATTGACGGAACGAATATTGTGATGCTGGCCTCGTCGCAGGATCACAAACGCGCCTACGATGGCGATCTCGGGCCGAACACCGGCGGAATGGGTGCCTACTCCCCCGCCCCCGTAGTGACGGATGAACTGTGGCCGCTCATCCGTGAACAAGTTTTTGAACGTACGTTAAATGAATTGCATAAACGAGGTATGACCTATCAGGGAGTGCTTTATGCCGGGATTATGATTACGCAAGACGGCCCCAAAGTACTGGAATTTAATTGCCGGTTCGGAGATCCCGAAACACAGGTTGTTCTTCCGCGCTGGATTGGCGACATGGTTCCCGCCTTTAAAGCCTGCGCCACTGGCACGCTGTCTGAAGACATGGTCGCATGGTGTCCGGAACATGCCGCGACGATTGTCATCGCGTCACAAGGGTACCCAGGGAACTACCCAAAAAACCGTGTGATCGATGGCCTTCAAGATGTTGCAGAGAACAATACCGACGCCATTGTTTTTCATGCCGGAACAGCGATAAATGATCAGCGTGAAGTGGTTACCAATGGAGGACGCGTACTTGCCGTAACAGGCGTGGGAAAGACCCTGCAACGCGCGGTGTGCACCGCATACGAAGCAGCTTCAGGCATCCATTTTGATGGAGGATGGTATCGCAATGATATCGCATGGAGAGCCTTAT is from Spartobacteria bacterium and encodes:
- the purD gene encoding phosphoribosylamine--glycine ligase, producing MKILVIGNGGREHAIVWRISRDTAEHQIFCAPGNAGTAALATNVNIGVTDVDAIVAWAEKERPDLTIVGPEAPLVAGLTDALRAKNFLVFGPSRDAARLEGSKTFAKEIMQAAGVPTAASRAFSTFDEAIAYLDKVGVPVVVKADGLAAGKGVTVCMTRDEAVHALDEALNDKVFGVAGGQVLVEEFLEGEEASILALIDGTNIVMLASSQDHKRAYDGDLGPNTGGMGAYSPAPVVTDELWPLIREQVFERTLNELHKRGMTYQGVLYAGIMITQDGPKVLEFNCRFGDPETQVVLPRWIGDMVPAFKACATGTLSEDMVAWCPEHAATIVIASQGYPGNYPKNRVIDGLQDVAENNTDAIVFHAGTAINDQREVVTNGGRVLAVTGVGKTLQRAVCTAYEAASGIHFDGGWYRNDIAWRAL